The proteins below come from a single Thermodesulforhabdaceae bacterium genomic window:
- a CDS encoding LptF/LptG family permease has translation MRILERYLLKELIIPYGFTLLVSLFLLTIGRIIQIAKYLFQTSVTLKDIAELIILATPRLLTYALPLTSAVSIAVALNRLSSCNELIAIEGSGIPIRNLSKPFWLFTAFNVLIAMVITLTILHHANTLFREKIANIGKSSVMVIFQEGIFIDSLPGFILYFQKVSPRNFSAEGVYMEDLRDKNTNITIVAQKALLNYDQDQGAIVLDLQKGTIIRISRHESGQVVEFEQYSLTISVGEIFRELSKASSTKWEMNMKELWNASHTARTREERSRYGIEFHTRIVMPFLSIILGMMMVPFFKIRELDRFSSRASAFKVLIAFGLFLLFYLMITLGKGLAENGVISPAMAVYGPAGIFLSWFVYLWKRGHQRVKHERGLGSISDGQIITSADDEILHSKHAKRKP, from the coding sequence ATGCGCATTTTGGAACGGTATCTTCTCAAAGAACTTATCATCCCTTACGGATTCACATTACTTGTTTCGCTTTTTTTGCTTACAATTGGTAGAATAATTCAAATAGCCAAATATCTTTTCCAGACATCGGTTACATTAAAAGATATTGCGGAACTCATTATCCTTGCTACTCCTCGCCTACTTACATACGCTCTTCCACTTACAAGTGCAGTCAGTATTGCTGTCGCTCTAAATCGATTGTCATCCTGTAATGAACTCATAGCCATTGAAGGAAGTGGTATCCCTATACGAAATCTTTCAAAACCATTCTGGCTATTTACAGCCTTCAATGTCCTTATAGCTATGGTTATAACTCTCACCATCCTTCATCACGCTAACACTCTATTTAGAGAGAAAATTGCAAACATAGGCAAATCAAGTGTCATGGTCATTTTCCAGGAAGGTATATTCATAGACTCACTTCCAGGATTTATACTGTATTTCCAAAAGGTATCACCCAGAAATTTTAGCGCCGAAGGGGTCTATATGGAAGATCTTCGAGATAAGAATACAAACATTACAATAGTAGCCCAAAAAGCTTTACTCAATTACGATCAAGACCAAGGCGCTATTGTTTTAGACCTACAGAAAGGAACTATTATCAGAATTTCCAGGCATGAGTCGGGTCAGGTAGTTGAATTTGAACAATACAGTTTGACGATTTCTGTTGGAGAGATTTTTAGAGAACTCTCAAAGGCGAGTTCTACAAAATGGGAAATGAATATGAAGGAACTATGGAATGCATCTCACACGGCAAGAACTAGGGAAGAACGCAGTCGGTATGGAATTGAATTTCACACACGTATAGTGATGCCCTTTCTCTCTATTATTCTGGGTATGATGATGGTTCCTTTTTTCAAAATTAGAGAGCTTGACAGATTTTCATCCAGAGCTTCCGCTTTTAAGGTTTTGATCGCATTTGGACTATTTTTGCTGTTCTATCTTATGATAACTCTTGGGAAAGGATTGGCGGAAAACGGGGTTATAAGCCCGGCCATGGCTGTTTATGGACCTGCTGGTATTTTCCTTTCATGGTTTGTTTACCTGTGGAAAAGGGGGCATCAACGAGTTAAACACGAAAGAGGGTTAGGATCTATATCAGACGGTCAAATTATTACATCTGCTGATGACGAAATACTTCATTCTAAGCATGCTAAAAGGAAGCCTTGA